A stretch of the Filimonas lacunae genome encodes the following:
- a CDS encoding ABC transporter ATP-binding protein → MSEGIKKRIFDFSLLERVFAFVKPYRGRFYVSLVFAVLLALFAPVRPYLIQLTIDKATGKHVAVPKMLEWLLGSSNISDAYRFIIVVTIFQVVFLFIETAVRFGFSFLTSWLGQSVVKDMRTTVFGKVLGLNLKQFDTTPIGTLTTRTINDIESINDIFSDGLVPIVADLLTIVITLVTMFWIDWKLTLISLIPFPIMIVATYYFKESVNKSFIQVRNAVAALNAFVQEHITGMAIVQAFSAEEREFSKFNKINKDHRNANIKAIFAYSVFFPIVEVVLAVSTGILVWWVAGKHLDAGLLVSFILFLNQIFRPLRVVADKFNVIQMGMVAAERIFKVLDNNDYIQKEGNYAPEKIAGRIDFNHVSFGYNPEVPVLKNINFSVEPGETIALVGHTGSGKTSIISLLNRLYHIQQGEIQLDGVNIEEYKLDVLRSNIGVVLQDVFLFSGSVLDNITLRNPAISKEQVISAAKMIGVHDFIMRLPGGYSYNVMERGTTLSLGQRQLISFIRALLYNPAVLILDEATSSIDTESEMLIQKAIDTLIADRTSIVIAHRLSTIRKANKIIVLDKGVIMEMGTHDELLQLGGFYAQLHSMQFEKQHATMPS, encoded by the coding sequence ATGAGCGAGGGCATTAAAAAGAGGATTTTCGATTTCTCATTATTAGAACGAGTATTTGCATTTGTAAAACCTTACCGGGGTCGTTTTTATGTGAGTTTGGTTTTTGCCGTGCTGCTGGCGCTGTTTGCACCTGTACGTCCTTACCTGATACAACTTACTATTGACAAGGCAACCGGCAAGCATGTGGCAGTTCCTAAAATGCTGGAATGGCTGCTGGGAAGTAGCAACATCAGCGACGCCTACCGGTTTATTATTGTAGTTACCATTTTTCAGGTAGTGTTTTTGTTTATTGAAACCGCTGTAAGGTTTGGATTCAGCTTTTTAACCTCCTGGCTGGGGCAAAGCGTGGTAAAGGATATGCGCACCACTGTATTTGGAAAAGTACTGGGGCTTAACCTGAAACAGTTTGATACCACCCCTATTGGAACATTAACTACCCGCACTATTAATGATATAGAAAGCATCAATGATATTTTCTCGGACGGGTTGGTGCCTATAGTGGCCGACCTGTTAACCATTGTGATTACATTGGTTACCATGTTCTGGATAGACTGGAAGCTGACTTTAATAAGCCTGATTCCTTTTCCTATTATGATTGTGGCTACCTATTATTTTAAGGAAAGCGTAAACAAAAGCTTTATACAGGTGCGTAATGCGGTGGCTGCGTTGAATGCTTTTGTGCAGGAGCATATTACTGGTATGGCTATAGTGCAGGCGTTTTCGGCAGAAGAAAGGGAGTTCTCTAAGTTTAATAAAATCAACAAAGACCATAGAAACGCTAACATCAAGGCCATTTTTGCCTACTCGGTGTTTTTTCCGATAGTAGAGGTGGTGCTGGCGGTAAGTACGGGCATACTGGTATGGTGGGTGGCCGGCAAACACCTGGATGCCGGGCTGCTGGTGTCGTTCATTCTGTTTTTGAACCAGATTTTCAGGCCGTTACGGGTGGTGGCAGATAAGTTTAACGTTATCCAGATGGGCATGGTGGCAGCTGAGCGCATATTTAAGGTGCTGGATAACAACGATTATATTCAAAAAGAAGGCAATTATGCCCCTGAAAAGATAGCAGGGCGCATCGATTTTAATCATGTTTCCTTTGGATATAACCCGGAAGTGCCGGTATTAAAGAATATCAACTTTTCGGTAGAACCGGGCGAAACCATTGCTTTGGTAGGGCATACCGGCAGCGGCAAAACATCTATTATCAGTTTGCTTAACCGGTTATACCATATACAACAGGGCGAAATTCAACTGGACGGGGTAAATATTGAGGAGTACAAGCTGGACGTGCTACGTAGCAACATAGGGGTGGTGTTACAGGACGTTTTCCTGTTTTCCGGTTCCGTATTGGATAATATAACCCTGCGCAATCCGGCTATTTCCAAAGAACAGGTGATCAGTGCCGCTAAAATGATTGGTGTGCACGATTTTATTATGCGGTTGCCCGGCGGTTACAGTTATAATGTAATGGAGCGGGGCACTACTTTAAGCCTGGGACAGCGGCAGCTGATTTCCTTTATCCGGGCATTATTATACAATCCGGCCGTTTTAATACTGGACGAGGCCACTTCTTCTATAGATACAGAAAGCGAAATGTTGATTCAAAAGGCAATTGACACGCTTATTGCCGACCGGACTTCTATTGTAATAGCCCACCGCCTGTCAACCATTCGCAAAGCCAATAAAATTATTGTGCTGGACAAAGGTGTGATTATGGAGATGGGTACACATGATGAATTATTGCAATTAGGCGGATTCTATGCACAGTTGCACAGCATGCAATTTGAAAAACAGCATGCTACTATGCCTTCTTAG
- the atpB gene encoding F0F1 ATP synthase subunit A codes for MKYILAVAFSTFMMFFSNVSSAQEKHENGEGQHAVAAEKHGESHEEEKTGDVIIHHVLDSHEFHFFSYGDIHATLPLPIIIYSPERGLSVFSSARFEEGKEDYNGYRIVKEKIVPVDAAGNVDASVRAFDLSMTKNVVQMFIGIILLLVIMLSVAKKYKAQGAQSVPTGFQNAIEPVITFVRDDVAKPNLRERYQKYLPYLLTVFFFILINNILGLIPGSANVTGNIAFTLVLSVISLIVILISTDGHFWAHIFWPPNVPFLVKLILIPVELLGIFIKPAALMIRLFANMTAGHIVILSFVSLIFIFGKMNTGAGYGFSPVSLAFTIFIYVVEILVAFIQAFIFTNLTAVFIGQTFESGHGHDDKNGHHEEVFV; via the coding sequence ATGAAATACATATTGGCAGTGGCTTTCAGCACTTTTATGATGTTTTTTTCTAATGTTTCTTCTGCTCAGGAAAAACATGAAAATGGAGAAGGACAGCATGCAGTAGCTGCAGAAAAACATGGTGAATCGCATGAAGAAGAAAAAACTGGTGATGTTATCATCCACCACGTATTGGATTCTCATGAATTCCATTTCTTCTCTTATGGCGATATTCATGCAACTTTACCGCTACCTATTATTATCTATTCTCCTGAAAGAGGACTTTCTGTTTTCTCTTCTGCACGTTTTGAAGAAGGTAAAGAAGATTATAACGGTTACCGCATTGTAAAGGAGAAAATTGTTCCGGTAGATGCTGCAGGTAATGTAGATGCTTCTGTAAGAGCATTCGATCTGTCCATGACCAAGAACGTGGTTCAAATGTTTATTGGCATTATTCTGCTGCTGGTGATTATGCTGTCAGTAGCTAAAAAATACAAAGCACAAGGTGCTCAAAGCGTACCTACTGGTTTCCAGAATGCCATTGAGCCGGTGATCACTTTTGTAAGGGACGACGTGGCTAAGCCAAACCTGCGCGAGCGTTATCAAAAATACCTGCCTTACCTGCTTACGGTGTTTTTCTTCATCCTTATCAATAACATTTTAGGTTTAATTCCAGGTAGCGCCAACGTTACAGGTAACATTGCTTTTACCCTGGTATTATCTGTTATTTCCCTGATCGTTATTTTAATCAGCACTGATGGGCACTTCTGGGCGCACATTTTCTGGCCTCCGAACGTACCTTTCCTAGTGAAATTAATTCTGATCCCTGTAGAATTACTGGGTATATTTATTAAGCCAGCTGCGTTGATGATCAGGTTGTTTGCCAACATGACCGCAGGGCACATTGTGATCCTGAGCTTTGTATCCTTAATCTTCATTTTTGGGAAAATGAATACAGGTGCAGGCTATGGTTTTTCTCCGGTGTCTCTGGCATTTACCATTTTCATTTATGTAGTGGAAATTCTGGTAGCATTTATCCAGGCCTTCATTTTCACTAACCTGACTGCGGTGTTCATTGGTCAAACATTTGAATCAGGTCACGGTCATGACGATAAGAACGGTCATCACGAAGAGGTATTTGTATAA
- a CDS encoding adenylosuccinate synthase, with protein sequence MIDVILGLQWGDEGKGKIVDYFAPNYDIIARFQGGPNAGHTLYVGDKKVVLHQIPSGIFHQNTINLIGNGVVLDPVTLKKECDTVASFGIDVKKNLFISERTNLILPTHRALDKASELSKGDGKIGSTLKGIGPAYMDKTGRNAIRVGDLLDKNFTSQYIKIRLKHQKLLDNFHFNEDISQWEEEFFEALEFLRTLNIVNGEYFINNHMANGKKVLAEGAQGSMLDIDFGTFPFVTSSNTISAGVCNGLGVAPQKIKEVLGVTKAYCTRVGGGPFPTELHDATGEELRKIGSEFGATTGRPRRCGWIDLVALKFACMINGVTQVVMTKADVLDTFEELKVCTSYNINGTEKAEVPFQMTRVNIEPIYKSFKGWNSDSTKIKEASAMTADMHTYIKFINEYIGAPTRYVSNGPGREQIIRL encoded by the coding sequence ATGATTGATGTAATTCTGGGGCTGCAGTGGGGTGATGAAGGCAAAGGTAAAATTGTAGATTACTTTGCTCCCAACTACGATATAATCGCCCGTTTTCAGGGCGGCCCTAACGCAGGCCATACATTGTATGTTGGTGATAAAAAAGTAGTATTACACCAGATACCTTCCGGCATTTTTCACCAAAACACTATCAACCTTATCGGTAATGGTGTAGTGTTAGATCCTGTTACACTTAAAAAAGAGTGCGATACAGTTGCATCTTTTGGTATAGATGTTAAAAAGAACCTGTTTATTTCTGAAAGAACCAATCTTATTTTACCTACCCACCGTGCATTGGATAAGGCATCTGAACTATCTAAGGGCGATGGCAAAATAGGCTCTACTTTAAAAGGTATTGGACCTGCCTATATGGACAAAACAGGCCGTAACGCTATTCGTGTGGGCGACCTGCTGGACAAAAATTTCACCAGCCAATACATCAAAATCCGTTTAAAGCACCAGAAGTTGCTGGACAACTTCCACTTTAATGAAGATATTTCTCAGTGGGAAGAAGAGTTCTTCGAAGCACTGGAGTTTTTACGTACATTAAACATTGTGAATGGTGAATATTTCATCAACAATCACATGGCTAATGGTAAAAAAGTACTGGCAGAAGGTGCACAGGGCAGCATGCTGGATATTGATTTCGGTACCTTCCCGTTTGTTACTTCTTCCAACACTATCTCTGCCGGCGTATGTAATGGCTTAGGCGTTGCACCGCAAAAAATTAAAGAGGTATTAGGCGTAACAAAGGCTTATTGTACACGTGTAGGTGGTGGACCTTTCCCTACTGAATTACACGACGCAACAGGTGAAGAATTAAGGAAAATAGGCAGTGAATTTGGCGCTACTACCGGTCGTCCACGTCGTTGTGGCTGGATTGACCTGGTAGCCTTGAAATTTGCCTGCATGATCAATGGCGTTACACAGGTGGTAATGACCAAAGCAGATGTACTGGATACGTTTGAAGAACTGAAAGTGTGTACTTCTTACAATATCAATGGTACTGAAAAAGCAGAGGTGCCTTTTCAAATGACAAGAGTAAACATTGAGCCTATTTATAAATCATTTAAAGGCTGGAACAGTGACTCTACCAAAATAAAAGAAGCATCTGCAATGACTGCTGATATGCATACTTACATTAAGTTTATCAACGAATACATTGGAGCACCAACACGTTATGTATCCAATGGTCCGGGACGTGAGCAAATTATCCGATTATAA
- a CDS encoding RelA/SpoT family protein yields MDQTQVTTSEPTFPKYTLTEEQEKKEILRHYRALLKGLRAKLKRGDKELVRQAFEMAADAHKTMRRKSGEPYILHPLAVAAICVEEIGLGVRSTICALLHDTVEDTDITLEDVEREFGSEIARIVDGLTKISNVIDTNSSQQAENFKKILLTLTDDPRVILIKLADRLHNMRTLDYMKREKQLKIASETIWVYAPLAHRMGLYAIKTEMEDLAMKYMEPQQYKEIARKLAETKRERTRYINEFVKPIKEKLVRGGFNFEVYGRPKSIHSIWNKIRKKGVAFEEVYDLFAIRVILDSPTEREKEDCWKVYSMITDEYTPSPERLRDWLSNPKSNGYEALHTTVMGPQGKWVEVQIRTKRMNEIAEKGLAAHYKYKEGSNDEDRFDKWFSQIREVITSQDTDSIDFLQDFKTSFLAEEIYVYTPKGDVKMLPVGSTALDFAFAIHSAIGSKCIGAKVNHKLVPISHKMRSGDQVEIITSNKQKPSEDWLNIVVTAKAKSKIKDSLKEDKRKIADEGKYILQRKLDGLGAAFNQYNIDELVTFYKVPSQLDLYYNIAIKQIDLKELKEFHVLGDKLEAPKPAKPIVEAKTETDQKQTISKKDSELIIFGESSDKIMYSLAKCCNPIPGDDVFGFVSTGKGLIIHRTSCPNATQMMANYSHRIVKTKWAKNKEISFLTGIKIIGLDDVGVINKITNIISGELRINISALTIESKEGLFQGTVRVFVHDKEELDELVNRLKQLNGIQTVDRFDTEELG; encoded by the coding sequence ATGGATCAAACACAAGTAACCACTTCGGAACCTACCTTCCCAAAGTATACGCTTACCGAAGAACAGGAAAAAAAAGAAATTCTCCGGCATTATCGTGCATTGCTCAAAGGTTTACGTGCAAAATTGAAAAGAGGCGATAAAGAACTGGTAAGGCAGGCTTTTGAAATGGCGGCAGACGCCCACAAAACGATGCGCCGTAAAAGCGGCGAACCTTATATACTCCATCCCCTGGCAGTAGCCGCTATTTGCGTGGAAGAAATTGGCCTGGGGGTGCGTTCTACTATTTGTGCCTTGCTGCACGACACCGTAGAAGATACCGATATTACCCTGGAGGATGTAGAACGCGAGTTTGGTAGTGAAATAGCACGTATTGTAGACGGGCTTACCAAAATATCCAACGTTATTGACACCAACAGCAGCCAGCAGGCCGAAAATTTCAAAAAAATTCTGCTGACCCTTACTGACGACCCTAGGGTAATACTGATAAAGCTGGCCGACCGCCTGCACAATATGCGTACACTGGATTATATGAAGCGCGAAAAGCAGCTGAAAATAGCCAGTGAAACCATATGGGTTTACGCCCCGCTGGCCCACCGCATGGGCTTGTATGCTATCAAAACCGAGATGGAAGACCTGGCCATGAAATACATGGAGCCCCAGCAGTACAAAGAGATAGCACGCAAACTGGCCGAAACCAAAAGAGAAAGAACCCGCTATATCAACGAATTCGTAAAGCCCATTAAAGAAAAGCTGGTAAGGGGTGGGTTTAATTTTGAGGTATACGGCCGTCCTAAAAGCATCCACTCTATCTGGAATAAAATACGCAAGAAAGGAGTAGCTTTTGAAGAAGTATACGACCTCTTTGCCATTCGTGTGATACTGGATTCTCCTACTGAAAGGGAGAAAGAAGATTGCTGGAAAGTATATTCCATGATCACGGATGAATACACTCCTTCGCCCGAAAGGCTGCGCGACTGGTTAAGCAACCCCAAAAGCAACGGTTACGAAGCATTGCATACCACCGTAATGGGCCCACAGGGTAAATGGGTGGAAGTGCAGATCCGAACCAAGCGCATGAATGAAATTGCCGAAAAGGGTTTAGCGGCACACTATAAATACAAGGAAGGCAGCAATGATGAAGACCGTTTTGATAAATGGTTTAGCCAGATACGGGAAGTCATCACCAGCCAGGATACCGATAGCATTGATTTTCTGCAGGACTTTAAAACCAGTTTCCTGGCAGAAGAAATTTATGTATACACCCCAAAGGGAGATGTAAAAATGCTTCCGGTGGGCAGCACCGCTCTGGACTTTGCCTTTGCCATTCACTCCGCCATTGGGTCTAAATGTATCGGCGCTAAAGTAAACCACAAACTGGTGCCCATCAGCCATAAAATGCGTAGTGGCGACCAAGTGGAAATTATTACCAGCAACAAGCAAAAGCCTTCGGAAGACTGGCTGAATATTGTAGTTACCGCTAAGGCTAAAAGTAAGATCAAAGACTCTCTTAAAGAGGATAAAAGAAAAATTGCTGATGAAGGAAAGTATATCCTTCAACGCAAACTGGATGGTTTAGGAGCAGCTTTTAACCAGTATAATATTGACGAACTGGTCACTTTTTACAAAGTACCTTCCCAGTTGGACTTATACTACAATATTGCCATTAAGCAAATTGACCTGAAAGAGCTGAAAGAGTTTCATGTGCTGGGCGATAAACTGGAAGCTCCTAAACCGGCTAAGCCAATAGTAGAGGCCAAAACAGAAACCGATCAGAAACAAACCATCAGCAAAAAAGATTCGGAGCTGATCATTTTTGGCGAAAGCAGTGACAAAATCATGTACAGCCTGGCCAAATGCTGTAATCCCATTCCGGGAGATGACGTATTTGGCTTTGTAAGCACAGGCAAAGGTTTGATTATACATCGTACCAGCTGTCCCAATGCCACACAAATGATGGCCAATTACAGCCACCGTATTGTAAAAACCAAATGGGCGAAAAATAAAGAGATCTCCTTTCTTACCGGTATTAAGATCATCGGTTTGGACGATGTGGGGGTTATTAATAAAATTACCAATATCATCAGTGGAGAGCTGCGTATCAACATCTCTGCGCTTACTATTGAATCAAAAGAAGGCTTATTCCAGGGCACTGTAAGAGTGTTTGTACACGATAAAGAAGAGCTGGATGAACTTGTAAACAGGCTAAAACAACTCAACGGAATTCAAACAGTTGACCGTTTTGATACAGAAGAGTTGGGATAG
- a CDS encoding lytic transglycosylase domain-containing protein, whose translation MSFGYDNSLHTYTDGDDKKSKDSAANNSKGFKSLFGDKQDYDAANPGFFRLNPQAVSFVENYIRLESEEYGKMKEWGKTYIDLYDRILTENGIPVELKYLSIIESHLRRGLVSGAGAVGPWQLMPDEAKRYHLKTGRGLKDERTDFTKSTYAACKLINELHNEFGDWLLVIAAYNGGVGRVKQAIKKAGSRDFWALQAYLPEQTRNHVKKYIATHYIFEGGGGWTTLTAAETAIQRENVAVLLGQKQLADTVLEKTGVISISGKYNAGVIAKVLLMDLVEFKKLNPGFDKKLSQGQAYDLRLPNEKLTEFQEKRQEILQQSIQVLLAPPATTSTPVVKA comes from the coding sequence ATGTCTTTTGGCTATGATAATAGCCTGCACACTTACACAGACGGTGACGACAAAAAATCAAAAGATAGCGCGGCCAATAACTCAAAAGGTTTCAAAAGCCTTTTTGGTGATAAGCAGGATTATGATGCAGCCAATCCAGGCTTCTTCAGATTAAATCCGCAGGCTGTTTCTTTTGTTGAAAACTACATTCGCCTGGAATCGGAAGAGTACGGTAAAATGAAGGAGTGGGGTAAAACCTACATAGATTTGTATGACAGAATTTTAACGGAGAATGGTATTCCGGTTGAATTAAAATACCTGTCTATTATTGAAAGTCATCTGCGCAGGGGCCTGGTGTCCGGTGCAGGAGCGGTAGGCCCATGGCAACTGATGCCGGATGAGGCCAAACGGTATCATCTGAAAACTGGCCGTGGCTTAAAGGATGAGCGTACTGATTTTACCAAAAGCACTTATGCTGCGTGTAAGCTCATCAATGAGCTGCACAATGAGTTTGGTGACTGGTTACTGGTAATTGCGGCTTACAACGGCGGCGTTGGCAGGGTAAAACAGGCTATTAAAAAGGCAGGTAGCCGCGATTTCTGGGCATTGCAGGCTTATTTGCCAGAGCAAACCCGGAATCACGTAAAAAAATACATCGCTACCCATTATATTTTTGAAGGCGGTGGTGGCTGGACTACTTTAACCGCAGCAGAAACTGCTATTCAAAGGGAGAATGTGGCGGTATTGTTGGGACAAAAGCAACTGGCAGATACAGTGCTGGAAAAAACAGGGGTAATCTCTATATCGGGCAAGTATAATGCTGGCGTGATAGCCAAAGTGTTGCTGATGGACCTGGTAGAATTTAAAAAATTAAACCCGGGATTTGATAAGAAGCTTTCACAAGGTCAGGCGTATGATTTGCGTTTGCCCAATGAAAAGCTGACCGAATTTCAGGAAAAGCGTCAGGAGATTTTACAACAAAGCATACAAGTGCTGCTGGCTCCTCCTGCTACTACCAGCACTCCGGTAGTAAAAGCGTAA
- the gatA gene encoding Asp-tRNA(Asn)/Glu-tRNA(Gln) amidotransferase subunit GatA: MYHFSSIKDYQNALMNGTTTCVEAVHYYLQQIEVSSHLNAFVEIFAEEALTNARYLDEQRSKNGLHGKLHGVVIGIKDVISFKGHKLTASSHILDGFTSVYNATAVQCLLDEGAIIIGRQNCDEFAMGSSNENSAYGHVLNAADTTRVPGGSSGGSAVAVQAGLCMLSLGSDTGGSVRQPADFCGIIGLKPSYGRISRYGLIAYASSFDQIGIFGTSIDDVALALEVMSGADAYDSTVNDAPPPAASAVAGVDNATYKLAYFKESLEHPGLDPEIKAAFELFVKRLTDAGHTVQAIDFELLDYVVPTYYILTTAEASSNLSRYDGVKFGYRSAEKSDDLSVFYKQNRSEGFGKEVKRRIMLGTFVLSAGYYDAYYTKAQQIRQILSQKTQAIFGQYDAILSPTVPSPAFKIGEKSNDPIEMFLADIYTVFANLVGIPGISLPLFQHSNGMPFGMQVMTSQMNEVTLLRLSKRLMQLNGAE; this comes from the coding sequence TTGTACCACTTTTCCAGTATCAAAGACTATCAAAATGCTTTAATGAACGGCACTACTACCTGTGTAGAAGCCGTTCATTATTATTTACAGCAAATTGAAGTTAGCAGCCACCTGAATGCTTTTGTAGAAATTTTTGCCGAAGAAGCGTTAACTAATGCCCGTTATCTCGACGAGCAACGTAGCAAAAATGGGTTACATGGCAAGCTGCATGGGGTGGTAATAGGTATTAAAGATGTGATCAGCTTTAAAGGGCACAAGCTTACTGCTTCGTCCCATATCCTGGATGGTTTTACCTCTGTTTATAATGCTACCGCAGTTCAGTGTTTGCTGGACGAAGGTGCTATTATTATTGGCCGGCAAAACTGCGACGAGTTTGCTATGGGTAGCAGCAATGAAAATTCAGCCTATGGTCATGTGCTGAACGCGGCAGATACTACCCGCGTACCCGGAGGTTCTTCGGGTGGTTCGGCAGTGGCTGTTCAGGCCGGATTGTGTATGCTAAGCCTGGGTAGCGATACCGGTGGCTCGGTGAGGCAGCCGGCAGACTTTTGCGGTATCATTGGTTTAAAACCTTCTTACGGGCGCATTTCGCGCTATGGCTTAATTGCCTATGCTTCTTCTTTTGACCAGATAGGAATTTTCGGCACCTCCATTGACGACGTGGCTTTAGCCCTGGAGGTAATGAGTGGTGCGGATGCTTACGACAGCACTGTGAACGACGCGCCGCCACCGGCTGCATCGGCTGTTGCAGGGGTAGATAACGCTACCTATAAACTGGCTTATTTTAAAGAATCACTGGAACATCCGGGCTTAGACCCCGAAATCAAGGCCGCTTTTGAGCTGTTTGTGAAAAGATTAACAGACGCGGGCCATACAGTGCAAGCCATTGATTTTGAGTTACTTGATTACGTTGTTCCCACTTACTATATTTTAACAACTGCCGAAGCCAGCAGCAATTTATCCCGCTACGACGGGGTGAAATTTGGCTATCGCTCTGCTGAAAAAAGTGATGATTTGTCAGTCTTTTATAAGCAGAACAGAAGCGAAGGTTTTGGCAAGGAAGTGAAGCGCCGGATTATGCTGGGCACCTTTGTGCTGAGCGCCGGTTATTATGATGCCTATTATACTAAGGCTCAACAAATTAGACAGATTCTCTCCCAGAAAACACAGGCTATATTTGGCCAGTACGATGCTATCCTTTCTCCTACTGTTCCATCCCCCGCATTTAAGATTGGGGAGAAGAGTAACGACCCCATTGAAATGTTCCTGGCTGACATTTATACAGTGTTCGCCAACCTGGTAGGAATACCCGGAATTTCCCTCCCATTGTTCCAACACTCAAATGGCATGCCTTTTGGTATGCAGGTTATGACTTCTCAAATGAATGAAGTAACTTTGCTGCGCCTTTCAAAAAGGTTGATGCAATTAAACGGAGCGGAGTAA
- the rplS gene encoding 50S ribosomal protein L19, whose translation MNAAVQFVHEQLSSKKEFPNFKAGDNITVNYKIVEGGKERIQSFRGDVLKTQGTGATATFTVRKISDGIGVERIFPFYSPNIDSVQLNKVGKVRRAKLFYLRERSGKSARIKEKRF comes from the coding sequence ATGAACGCAGCAGTTCAATTTGTGCACGAGCAACTGAGCTCGAAAAAAGAGTTTCCTAATTTTAAAGCGGGTGATAACATTACCGTTAACTATAAAATTGTAGAAGGTGGTAAAGAGCGTATCCAGAGCTTCCGCGGCGACGTGTTGAAAACTCAGGGTACAGGTGCTACTGCTACTTTTACTGTACGTAAAATATCTGACGGAATAGGTGTAGAAAGAATTTTCCCTTTCTATTCTCCTAACATTGACTCCGTTCAGTTAAATAAAGTAGGTAAAGTACGTCGTGCCAAACTGTTTTACCTGCGTGAGCGTAGTGGTAAAAGCGCCAGAATTAAAGAAAAGCGTTTCTAA
- a CDS encoding anthranilate synthase component I family protein, with protein MLNWANRFSVCCFLDNNGYQQSYHSYECLLAVDPVTVFTAEDGPLLPPLAHFLQQQNDWLFGHFSYHSTLPDYAVDAAHLLNESGFPAAFLFQPETVIEIKNNLVRISCLHSNPEAVWKAIQQTSITTEAATNGNVQIQSRFSKAEYLHTIEQLLAHIKRGDCYEINFCQEFFAPQTAIAPVPLYQKLTQLSPTPYAAFYKVNQQYALCASPERYLRKQGNTLISQPIKGTAKRVTHHPQQDEAAREALYNSAKERSENVMVVDLVRNDFSRICLPGSVIVEELFGIYSFPQVHQMISTIKGELPPGTGLAKALAATFPMGSMTGAPKERVIALTNRYERTQRGLYSGCIGYITPEGDFDWNVVIRSILYNADKQYLSYQVGGGITFYSNADKEYEECLLKAAAIKKALE; from the coding sequence ATGCTAAACTGGGCTAACCGGTTTAGCGTTTGCTGCTTTTTAGATAATAACGGATACCAGCAATCCTACCACTCCTACGAGTGCTTGCTGGCAGTTGATCCGGTAACCGTTTTTACAGCTGAAGACGGCCCCTTACTTCCTCCTCTTGCACATTTCCTGCAACAACAAAACGACTGGCTTTTTGGCCATTTCAGTTATCATAGCACATTACCTGACTATGCCGTTGATGCAGCCCATTTGCTGAATGAAAGTGGCTTTCCCGCTGCCTTTCTATTCCAGCCCGAAACAGTGATTGAAATAAAAAACAACCTGGTGCGGATAAGCTGCCTGCATAGCAACCCGGAAGCGGTATGGAAAGCGATTCAACAAACCAGTATTACTACCGAAGCAGCCACCAATGGCAACGTACAAATACAGTCACGTTTTAGTAAAGCGGAATACCTGCACACCATAGAGCAGTTGCTGGCCCACATAAAGCGGGGCGACTGTTATGAAATTAACTTTTGCCAGGAGTTTTTTGCTCCGCAAACAGCCATAGCTCCGGTGCCTTTGTATCAGAAACTAACCCAATTATCTCCTACTCCCTACGCTGCCTTTTATAAAGTAAACCAGCAATATGCACTATGTGCAAGCCCCGAACGTTATTTAAGAAAGCAGGGCAACACTCTTATTTCGCAGCCCATTAAGGGAACAGCCAAACGGGTAACCCATCATCCGCAACAAGATGAAGCCGCGCGTGAAGCTTTGTACAACAGTGCTAAAGAAAGAAGTGAAAATGTAATGGTGGTTGACCTGGTGAGAAACGATTTCAGCCGCATTTGCCTGCCCGGTTCTGTAATAGTAGAAGAGCTTTTTGGCATTTATAGCTTCCCGCAGGTGCATCAGATGATATCCACTATCAAAGGAGAGTTGCCGCCCGGAACAGGCCTTGCAAAAGCGCTGGCAGCCACCTTTCCAATGGGGTCAATGACAGGGGCGCCTAAAGAGCGTGTGATAGCACTTACCAACCGGTACGAACGCACCCAAAGAGGATTGTATTCAGGCTGTATTGGCTATATAACCCCGGAAGGAGATTTTGACTGGAACGTAGTGATCAGAAGTATACTGTATAATGCAGATAAACAATATCTGAGCTACCAGGTAGGTGGCGGCATTACCTTTTACAGTAATGCCGACAAAGAATATGAAGAATGCCTGCTTAAAGCTGCAGCCATTAAAAAAGCATTGGAATAA
- a CDS encoding Sec-independent protein translocase subunit TatA/TatB — protein sequence MGNLGFQEILLIAVVVLVLFGGRKIPEFMRGLGKGIREFNDAKDNVKKELEEGIKEKDHKASATTTTQQ from the coding sequence ATGGGTAATTTAGGTTTCCAGGAAATACTGCTGATAGCCGTAGTGGTACTGGTACTGTTTGGTGGTCGCAAGATCCCTGAGTTCATGAGAGGTCTGGGTAAAGGTATTCGTGAGTTTAACGATGCTAAAGACAATGTGAAGAAAGAACTGGAGGAAGGAATTAAAGAGAAAGACCATAAGGCTTCTGCTACAACCACGACACAACAGTAA